One genomic region from Ptychodera flava strain L36383 chromosome 14, AS_Pfla_20210202, whole genome shotgun sequence encodes:
- the LOC139148813 gene encoding centromere protein F-like encodes MSWAGDEWKDGLPSRALQKIQQLETSLDKVKKEQKQKQFQLESLDQAYQKQLRKVEEEKSQNSILKRESQSLMDTCREIEEKKEKVMHELQTKDSLIACLEGKITHTKSQLETETTRNHQLKGEVEKAEAEHLQSQKKLERLSHEHSQLQENCNHQKRQLESQAEKVRNLQYELKKLESGLDRQGNRSRHISTSSHVDHSGDDVTSLKNQLKELQEKYKNEVEAHERVAANLQLLQDKVDQELNAKSTEMTSLREEKMNLSLKLENRTLAAGAKSREQQIESLEQQKINDIALQKMESTLQDLKKENESIKASSSKLELQLQAKEKEVANLNGKIAEMQTSLDSNKSVLADKDKVVNKLQAELNKVTADLEKANIKLTGLEQKNKQLTQELDCQRHNAEAARQAQEQRMKEREQELRAEIAQHSQVMTALDKQYNDMKKTMQQELNQARK; translated from the exons atgagTTGGGCTGGTGATGAGTGGAAGGATGGCCTTCCATCGAGGGCACTGCAGAAAATCCAACAGTTGGAAACTTCACTTGACAAAGTCAAGAAGGAGCAAAAGCAGAAGCAGTTCCAGCTGGAAAGTTTAGATCAAGCCTACCAGAAACAGCTGAGAAAAGTTGAGGAAGAAAAGTCTCAGAACTCTATTCTGAAGAGAGAGTCCCAATCCTTGATGGATACTTGCCgagaaattgaagaaaaaaaagagaagGTGATGCATGAGCTACAAACGAAAGACTCCCTGATTGCTTGTCTTGAAGGAAAGATCACCCATACCAAGTCACAGCTTGAAACGGAGACAACCAGGAATCATCAGCTGAAAGGTGAAGTAGAGAAGGCCGAAGCTGAGCATTTGCAGTCTCAGAAGAAGCTTGAAAGGCTGTCTCATGAGCATTCCCAACTGCAGGAGAACTGTAACCACCAGAAAAGGCAGCTAGAGAGCCAAGCTGAGAAAGTGAGAAACCTGCAGTATGAGCTGAAAAaacttgaaagtggtcttgatAGGCAGGGAAATAGGAGCAGACATATTAGCACTTCATCACATG TGGACCATAGTGGTGATGATGTCACTAGTCTGAAGAATCAGCTGAAAGAGTTGCAGGAAAAATACAAGAATGAAGTTGAGGCTCATGAAAGAGTGGCTGCCAACCTGCAGCTTTTACAGGACAAG GTTGACCAGGAACTGAATGCCAAGTCGACAGAAATGACCAGCCTGAGAGAAGAGAAAATGAACTTGAGTTTGAAGCTGGAAAATAGGACTTTAGCAGCAGGTGCTAAGTCCAGGGAACAGCAGATAGAGTCACTAGAGCAGCAAAAGATAAATGACATTGCCTTGCAGAAGATGGAATCTACCTTACAAGATCTAAAGAAAGAGAATGAAT ctatCAAGGCATCTAGTTCTAAATTGGAATTGCAGCTCCAAGCTAAGGAAAAGGAGGTTGCAAACTTAAATGGAAAGATCGCTGAAATGCAGACTTCACTGGATTCCAACAAGTCTGTTCTCGCTGATAAGGATAAAGTAGTGAATAAACTGCAGGCTGAACTCAACAAAGTCACTGCAGATTTGGAAAAGGCAAATATCAAG CTGACTGGTcttgaacagaaaaacaaaCAGCTCACCCAAGAGCTTGACTGCCAGCGCCACAATGCAGAAGCTGCCCGCCAGGCACAAGAGCAGAGGATGAAAGAGAGAGAACAGGAGCTGAGAGCCGAGATTGCTCAGCACTCCCAGGTAATGACTGCTTTGGACAAACAGTATAACGACATGAAGAAAACGATGCAACAGGAGCTCAACCAAGCCAGAAAGTGA
- the LOC139150113 gene encoding golgin subfamily A member 4-like → MADIDKEKGSLVSKLDESNCKIENLEKQLSKAKDDVQQSENIVCDLKGKMLDKDLELESVKSECENEIKSMAETVDKMKKQCADLETKHSGAADMASKYELEVTKLKEKIAESDAEFGKLNIELEEKKREIESHKMEISSLRDVQKTSSAEVEKLKSDKENMQKLMQSTEEKNLDLQNQLVKGSEEKAKLEKIISESQLASDNLQQLISSKDKEISQLTKHISEVQHLLEKEGNKHQELVNEMKSSMSHLEGRIANLTKDLDSEKSTVLHLKESAEESKEQHDHLNKMIQAKDEALSMKEKELQELRNEMRKSVQDLEVKMQKSEAEKAIMMKSKDEDLAAKSAEVVNKLQELEMLKTEFEKQKNYVDSVEDKWKAEKYDHDELKAKYDKLQTEKATLEETVKQKESEVMQTQNSSAHKLELLQSRLDSLEKEGKALQADYKKACELADMKGQEATDLVDKLEQSEKEVCKLRDWLQQREASLKDLETQKGLAVTSKEEVLKSLQEKDALLEQLKEEMKSLQMDKDQTESKLNDITNNLRNKLCQVENQMKERIVEGTTLANTLTEREEKIEILQEEVKSLSLDLEQAKIISSSQSSQMDEMEKKIWDREKEMEEMQQKFMKNEQELGRLEKEHSLVRDQLEQSQTLIKEKDRELGHTMKELEELQSRLDQTVSNMNTTALDLETTKTALEENKQQSNAALSIKESEVENLREELEKVSKSAEESMQEITNKMSDLSTQLTSLQTEKEKQEDLLRKKNEEILQMTDKIQDVLNDNQKMQSKLDLLQMDMDDKEECVDSYEKQTEQLEATVNSLKSTLDDRESTIKSMKEELNRAQTELDQKNREERENSDLIQTLKQQAEQQEEVVRNLRDSVKDGEEVVKELGKECEQLKYKLEASQGEFNLKAADCEHLQEQVERLEDLVKNEKQNAADQKCENDELSKQCEQLKNDMDEKTCDVETKERELHHLREQLQDLENALKSTRAEHENSVEQMNQQHSSLQSQLEISVMDVEDRDKMIEDLNLKVEQIEQQGQQQKCEIAKVTKEMGQMEADKCKITGENESLTEEVCRLKEELETSAEKSAGLIADLERKLTAKQKDLEEQLSKLEEARFNLENNAEDIQSFTEQLSTLSEKNDQLKQQCDQLTVVNAELKQQLESATGETEKVLKVKEGLEKQLQNISAELQQVCEDKKVEVTKLTSELDTLGKEVETLTGENNEMTNTLTKQDSELKSVKQLLEEQKKIHDTATKNSYSSIASLQKEKEELQTELNSTQDALGQMTNELLANKDTLEQSQKDFSAEKDNLLKQLQESDANYNTAGKNLKELEEQLHCTQDELQDMKTQFEELSEGKAASENDKEVLNVELESHRKMLAERDNKICDYEEYIAMREGEIEKMKTDYDESQDELSSSQKSHLAQLHEKNQTIVRLEEDLKEMEEKLEGNQAELRDMQKTLTQKERNLEEEQEKHQAVVTSMQDQLESLKNELKEAQQSQVEEHHNVSKREDEIQKLKFEVDNVKKDLEKRDTEQISKEAQFQLDIDLLKDEIEDYKERLAEKSNLVLEVEKELMQSNVTVDEQKSSLSKVQEEMRKEIECHKTRVVELEAALKQKANQIELLEQQMKDVEVSFTNDKCLLHEQLSEESQKMTILKSKYDEEVRSLNQTITTLKSEHDSKVTEEQEKLTAMSEELEKMKENLKVEMDKRNELTAAAEQETASSEAMKDELNTFKVSLQEKESKVKELEEELEASNMKWNTAVSRIDSLQENLRDQYDAMQHAEKEFHDTRTELESQIKQSTNEIQKLAKSLEEQGKEMEKVTKEKNNLGFKVVSLQEEKEERSDENNSKVEELKNELSRLSTENDSLAAKSTLLEENLSDKASEVKEVDYKVKSIEDELAANLAVVENLKTQLETACDEKVSLESQLTDQRNEVDKLKQEMSEMNSKLDCTRMEADQSVTRQEELNSQIESLMAERNTLMDKLDSAMKKASDLSVDKDELLSQLDCLSSDLVATQAENQDLVNNKESNQSSQVHAVHEIEMLKESKEQLNQELQSALKQKDEAQDLLDNLRETIAKSEGENLDLVEQLKSARTSNEEFKQRIVEIESQVEMLREEKEDLCSQLDASESSTQLVAAEKQELEEQIRSLSVDKQGQDRQLTALQERMDQAEKVKEGLEGEVGVLRAEKQHLEEQCSSTQSELQDIKAACEQLKLHIDSFASKEKQARAQQIANAEFAESIQSENMTLRDEIKSLKRELQEHDNKEEEHKSEVQRLENEKKQLREKFENMETELSVLDSEKVDQVSQLKNQLKEVNTLKEDIANQNKQIDRLRRENEVFQANAESEVSTLMSEVTNLKDLLRTTTSKLEDTEEREMQLQQNNCALEAEKQELSEQSSSLNEQVSALNAEKTLLDEAAKHLREQLQEVAASKDELEMSLRDHETSKHNLMDQIAALEAEKADLESQNGDISKNSENMQFRMEELQCEADELQEQLQAERTKQNELQDAYVLIESEHSSLKKQYDNALAENSQLHKSLEETVAEAAEVRSQLESQILEAASKLSDMEKEVESQKLLVEAVASEKSDLERALQGTHEDLLKSQAAVKTEVESYEQKIQDMEKEVEEERKRLQNEHSAEMELNEKKVAEIESQLAEKTALAVDLIANKMELATALEEVEDRLSLTSEENRQQSEKIDGLKSECEQLKLSAERANQAMKSMSIKLKRAEQEDSPNQRHVKEIKKLEGQCSKLRAQLADEKTAKSKAEEELERVREALNSKSDTDSSEMNELKKEVESLKKDKASLQGKVQLTMSNAKRLEKDLSSLHSHISKLESEKASLKAPSGKGAKNVKTSDSEEVEKLKEKLKEMEQEVRAKEEEANTNLEKYCSLIKKFRKTDELNQSLKSRVTLIANQLKLQNQKLANQKPDSNRETTEQAGQNGKSSVSPAQKSKLSEVAHLTPQDIKKARLSTKRRSLIQNSPSLETNKLPQREPDVAVRDRDMAEAKQVKPAKRSLSPSASDSKRTKYQDETDKINREATRKSPSPELEGLPSVVSKGFTDIPSEDASRSPFILRRSTLKRTSVSSKGSAETTVQDVPQPPVTRTSQRLRKSQEHQPAETEGVSTRSSHRRITRSSSSLQSKAKAKNILQDGAPLTTVTNSPQKVVPADEMSKRPTRLGGMKRSLSLKKSPEQRKMQRERQGEGKEDCKVQ, encoded by the exons ATGGCAGACATCGACAAGGAGAAGGGCAGTTTGGTCAGCAAACTGGATGAGAGCAACTGCAAAATAGAAAACTTGGAAAAGCAGCTGTCAAAGGCAAAAGATGATGTACAGCAGAGTGAGAACATTGTGTGTGACCTGAAGGGAAAGATGCTAGACAAGGACCTTGAACTTGAGAGTGTCAAATCCGAGTGTGAGAATGAGATTAAGAGTATGGCTGAAACAGTGGACAAGATGAAGAAGCAGTGCGCTGACCTTGAGACCAAACACAGTGGCGCTGCCGACATGGCCAGTAAATATGAACTTGAAGTCACCAAACTGAAAGAGAAAATTGCTGAATCAGATGCAGAGTTTGGAAAATTGAATATAGAACTGGAGGAGAAAAAGAGGGAAATTGAATCTCACAAGATGGAAATCAGCAGTCTTAGAGATGTTCAGAAGACTTCCTCAGCAGAAGTGGAAAAACTAAAGAGTGACAAGGAAAACATGCAGAAATTAATGCAGAGCACTGAAGAGAAGAATTTAGACCTTCAAAATCAGTTGGTGAAAGGTTCTGAAGAGAAGGCCAAGCTAGAGAAGATTATCTCTGAATCTCAGTTAGCGAGTGATAACCTCCAACAATTGATCAGCAGCAAAGATAAAGAAATATCCCAGCTTACCAAGCACATTTCCGAGGTGCAGCATTTGCTTGAAAAGGAGGGTAATAAACACCAGGAGTTGGTCAACGAGATGAAGTCAAGCATGTCACATCTCGAGGGTAGAATAGCCAACCTCACAAAAGATTTGGACAGCGAGAAATCTACAGTTCTCCACCTGAAGGAAAGTGCTGAAGAATCCAAAGAACAGCATGACCACTTGAATAAAATGATCCAGGCCAAAGATGAAGCCTTGTCAATGAAAGAAAAGGAGTTGCAGGAACTCAGAAATGAAATGAGGAAATCAGTCCAAGACCTGGAAGTTAAAATGCAGAAATCAGAAGCAGAGAAagcaattatgatgaaatcaaaaGATGAAGACCTGGCCGCTAAATCAGCAGAGGTCGTCAACAAACTTCAAGAGCtggaaatgttgaaaacagagtttgaaaaacaaaagaattatgTTGACAGTGTAGAGGACAAGTGGAAAGCAGAGAAATATGACCATGATGAATTGAAGGCTAAATAcgacaaacttcagactgaAAAAGCCACACTGGAAGAGACAGTCAAGCAGAAGGAGAGTGAAGTCATGCAGACTCAGAACTCCTCAGCACACAAACTGGAGCTTCTGCAGTCAAGACTGGACTCCCTGGAGAAAGAAGGCAAGGCCTTACAAGCTGATTACAAGAAGGCTTGTGAGCTGGCTGACATGAAGGGACAAGAGGCTACTGACTTGGTCGACAAGCTAGAACAGTCGGAGAAAGAGGTCTGTAAGTTGAGGGACTGGCTGCAACAGAGAGAAGCATCACTGAAGGATTTGGAGACCCAGAAAGG GCTTGCAGTTACAAGTAAAGAGGAGGTACTCAAATCGCTACAGGAAAAAGATGCACTTCTAGAACAATTGAAGGAAGAAATGAAAAGTCTTCAAATGGACAAGGATCAAACAGAAAGTAAACTGAATG atattacaaacaatttGAGGAACAAATTGTGCCAAGTTGAGAATCAGATGAAAGAACGAATTGTTGAGGGAACAACCCTTGCGAATACCTTGACagaaagagaagaaaaaattgAGATTCTTCAAGAAGAAGTGAAGAGTCTGTCACTGGACTTGGAGCAGGCTAAAATAATTTCCAGTAGTCAGAGTTCACAGATGGATGaaatggagaagaaaatttggGATCGAGAAAAAGAGATGGAAGAAATGCAGCAGAAGTTCATGAAGAATGAGCAGGAACTTGGTCGTCTGGAAAAGGAGCACTCACTAGTGAGAGATCAGCTGGAACAGAGTCAGACACTGATCAAAGAGAAAGACCGTGAACTTGGGCACACTATGAAGGAGCTAGAAGAGCTGCAGAGTAGACTGGACCAGACGGTGAGCAACATGAACACCACCGCCCTTGATCTTGAAACCACCAAGACTGCactggaagaaaacaaacagCAGAGCAATGCTGCCCTATCCATCAAGGAGTCAGAGGTTGAAAATCTGAGGGAGGAGCTTGAAAAGGTCAGCAAATCTGCCGAGGAATccatgcaggaaattacaaacAAGATGAGTGACCTGAGCACCCAGCTAACCTCACTGCAAACTGAGAAGGAAAAACAAGAAGACCTGCTCCGAAAGAAGAATGAAGAAATACTGCAAATGACAGACAAGATCCAGGATGTTTTGAATGATAATCAAAAGATGCAGAGTAAGTTGGACCTATTGCAGATGGATATGGATGACAAGGAAGAATGTGTTGACAGCTATGAAAAACAGACAGAACAATTAGAGGCAACTGTGAACTCACTGAAATCAACCCTTGATGACAGAGAGTCTACAATCAAGTCAATGAAGGAGGAACTCAACAGAGCTCAGACAGAGCTTGATCAGAAGAatagagaggagagagagaacTCTGATTTGATTCAGACATTGAAGCAGCAGGCAGAACAGCAAGAAGAGGTTGTCAGAAACCTGAGAGACAGTGTCAAGGATGGTGAGGAAGTTGTTAAAGAGCTTGGCAAAGAATGTGAGCAATTGAAATATAAACTGGAGGCAAGCCAAGGTGAGTTCAATCTCAAGGCTGCAGATTGTGAACACCTACAGGAACAAGTTGAGCGACTGGAGGATTTGGTCAAGAATGAGAAACAGAATGCTGCAGACCAgaaatgtgaaaatgatgaGTTGAGTAAACAGTGTGAGCAGTTGAAAAATGATATGGATGAGAAGACATGTGATGTAGAAACCAAAGAACGTGAACTTCATCATCTAAGGGAGCAGCTGCAAGACCTGGAAAATGCTTTGAAAAGTACCAGGGCTGAACATGAGAATTCTGTGGAGCAAATGAATCAACAGCATTCTTCTCTGCAGTCACAGCTTGAAATCAGTGTCATGGACGTAGAGGACAGAGACAAAATGATAGAAGATCTCAACTTGAAAGTTGAACAGATTGAACAACAGGGTCAACAACAGAAGTGTGAGATTGCAAAAGTAACAAAAGAAATGGGGCAAATGGAAGCAGATAAGTGCAAGATCACTGGAGAAAATGAATCTCTCACAGAAGAAGTCTGCCGCCTCAAAGAAGAGTTGGAAACATCTGCAGAAAAGTCTGCAGGGCTGATAGCCGATTTGGAGAGGAAGTTGACAGCAAAGCAAAAAGACCTAGAAGAACAGCTCAGTAAACTGGAAGAGGCACGCTTTAACCTTGAAAATAATGCAGAGGATATCCAAAGCTTCACTGAACAATTAAGCACACTCTCAGAGAAGAATGATCAGCTTAAGCAGCAATGTGACCAACTGACTGTAGTAAATGCTGAGCTGAAACAACAACTTGAATCTGCCACCGGTGAAACTGAAAAGGTCTTGAAAGTAAAGGAAGGCCTTGAAAAGCAACTTCAAAACATCAGTGCTGAACTGCAGCAAGTTTGCGAAGACAAAAAGGTTGAAGTGACTAAATTAACATCAGAATTAGATACCCTTGGAAAGGAGGTTGAAACACTGACTGGGGAGAACAATGAAATGACTAATACATTGACAA AACAAGACTCTGAATTGAAGTCAGTAAAGCAGTTACTGGAAGaacaaaagaaaatacatgACACTGCAACTAAAAATTCTTACTCCTCCATTGCTAGCTTGcaaaaggaaaaagaagaacTTCAAACTGAGCTGAACAGTACCCAGGATGCCTTGGGTCAAATGACCAATGAGCTGCTGGCAAACAAGGACACCCTGGAACAGTCACAGAAAGACTTCAGTGCAGAAAAGGACAACCTCTTGAAGCAGCTGCAAGAGAGCGATGCAAACTACAACACAGCTGGTAAAAACCTGAAGGAACTTGAGGAACAGTTGCACTGTACACAGGACGAGTTGCAGGACATGAAGACGCAGTTTGAAGAGCTTTCAGAAGGGAAAGCTGCCAGTGAGAATGATAAAGAAGTCTTGAATGTTGAATTGGAGTCTCACAGAAAAATGCTTGCAGAGAGAGACAACAAGATCTGTGACTACGAGGAGTATATAGCAATGAGAGAGGGTGAGATTGAGAAGATGAAGACAGACTATGACGAGTCTCAAGATGAGCTGAGCAGTAGTCAGAAAAGCCATCTAGCCCAGCTCCATGAGAAGAACCAAACCATTGTCAGGCTAGAGGAAGACCTCAAAGAGATGGAAGAAAAACTTGAAGGGAATCAGGCAGAGCTGAGGGATATGCAGAAAACTTTGAcccagaaagaaagaaatttagAGGAAGAGCAGGAAAAGCATCAAGCAGTGGTGACGAGTATGCAAGATCAATTGGAATCCCTTAAAAATGAGCTGAAGGAGGCACAGCAGAGTCAAGTTGAAGAACATCACAATGTCAGCAAACGTGAAGATGAGATCCAGAAACTGAAGTTCGAGGTGGACAATGTGAAGAAAGACCTTGAAAAGAGAGACACTGAACAGATAAGCAAAGAAGCTCAGTTCCAGCTTGACATTGACTTGCTGAAGGATGAAATTGAGGACTACAAAGAAAGGCTGGCAGAGAAAAGTAACTTGGTACTGGAAGTGGAAAAAGAGTTGATGCAGTCTAATGTTACAGTCGATGAACAGAAATCAAGTCTATCAAAAGTGCAAGAAGAAATGAGAAAAGAAATTGAATGTCACAAAACAAGGGTGGTTGAACTTGAAGCAGCCTTAAAACAGAAAGCTAACCAAATAGAATTATTAGAGCAACAAATGAAGGATGTTGAAGTGTCCTTCACCAATGATAAGTGTCTTTTGCATGAACAGCTGTCTGAAGAGTCACAAAAGATGACAATTCTGAAGTCAAAGTATGATGAAGAGGTTCGGTCATTAAACCAAACAATCACAACCCTCAAATCTGAACATGACTCCAAAGTGACTGAAGAACAGGAAAAGCTCACTGCCATGTCCGAGGAGCTGGAGAAAATGAAGGAAAACCTCAAAGTGGAAATGGACAAAAGAAATGAACTTACTGCTGCCGCAGAACAAGAGACAGCATCCAGCGAAGCTATGAAGGATGAGCTGAACACCTTCAAAGTGTCATTGCAAGAGAAAGAAAGCAAAGTCAAAGAACTTGAAGAGGAGCTGGAAGCCTCAAACATGAAATGGAACACAGCAGTGTCCCGTATTGACAGCCTGCAGGAAAATCTAAGAGACCAATATGATGCCATGCAGCATGCAGAAAAAGAATTCCATGATACAAGGACTGAACTGGAAAGCCAGATAAAGCAAAGTACAAATGAGATTCAGAAACTCGCTAAAAGTCTGGAAGAGCAAGGAAAAGAAATGGAAAAAGtaacaaaagagaaaaataatttgGGATTCAAAGTTGTCAGCTTACAAGAAGAGAAAGAAGAACGCAGTgatgaaaataattcaaaagttGAGGAACTCAAAAATGAACTTAGCAGGCTTAGTACAGAAAATGACAGTCTGGCTGCAAAGTCGACACTTTTAGAAGAAAATCTTTCTGATAAGGCGTCAGAAGTAAAAGAAGTAGATTACAAGGTGAAATCCATTGAAGATGAGCTTGCTGCCAATCTTGctgttgttgaaaatttgaagacGCAACTAGAGACTGCATGTGATGAAAAAGTTTCCCTGGAAAGCCAACTCACAGACCAACGCAATGAAGTTGATAAACTCAAACAAGAGATGTCTGAAATGAACAGCAAGCTTGATTGCACAAGGATGGAAGCTGATCAAAGTGTGACTAGACAAGAAGAGCTGAACAGTCAAATTGAATCGCTGATGGCTGAGAGAAATACCCTCATGGATAAGCTAGATAGTGCCATGAAGAAAGCCAGTGACCTCAGTGTTGACAAGGATGAGCTGCTCAGTCAGTTGGATTGTCTCTCCTCAGATCTGGTAGCCACCCAGGCTGAGAATCAAGATCTGGTCAACAATAAAGAATCGAACCAGAGTAGTCAGGTTCACGCTGTCCATGAGATTGAGATGCTGAAAGAAAGCAAGGAACAGCTGAATCAAGAATTGCAGTCTGCGCTTAAACAGAAAGATGAAGCCCAGGACTTACTGGACAATCTGCGGGAAACCATTGCAAAATCTGAAGGTGAGAATCTTGACTTGGTTGAACAGctaaaatctgccaggacctcAAATGAAGAGTTTAAGCAGAGGATAGTGGAGATTGAGAGTCAGGTTGAGATGCtgagagaggaaaaagaagatcTGTGCAGTCAGCTTGACGCCAGCGAATCGTCAACTCAACTTGTGGCAGCTGAAAAACAAGAGCTGGAAGAGCAGATCAGGTCACTGTCAGTTGACAAACAGGGTCAGGATAGACAGCTTACAGCTCTGCAGGAAAGGATGGACCAAGCTGAAAAGGTAAAAGAAGGATTAGAAGGGGAGGTTGGAGTTCTTAGGGCAGAGAAACAACACCTGGAAGAACAGTGCAGTAGCACCCAGTCTGAGTTACAGGACATCAAGGCAGCCTGTGAACAGCTAAAGCTACACATTGACAGCTTTGCTTCAAAGGAGAAACAAGCAAGAGCCCAACAGATTGCAAATGCTGAGTTCGCCGAGTCTATTCAATCAGAAAATATGACTCTGAGAGACGaaataaaatctttgaaaagagAGCTCCAGGAACATGACAACAAAGAAGAGGAACACAAGTCAGAGGTTCAGAGgcttgaaaatgagaaaaagcaACTGAgagaaaagtttgaaaacatggaGACTGAACTCAGTGTCCTAGACTCTGAAAAGGTTGACCAAGTATCACAACTTAAGAATCAACTGAAAGAAGTCAACACACTGAAAGAAGACATTGCCAATCAAAATAAGCAAATTGACAGGCTAAGGAGAGAGAATGAAGTCTTCCAAGCAAATGCAGAAAGTGAAGTTTCAACTCTTATGTCTGAAGTTACAAACCTGAAGGACTTGCTTAGGACTACCACCAGTAAGCTGGAGGATACCGAGGAAAGAGAGATGCAACTTCAACAGAACAACTGTGCGCTAGAGGCTGAAAAACAGGAGTTAAGTGAGCAGAGTTCGTCCCTGAATGAGCAGGTCAGTGCCCTCAATGCGGAAAAGACATTGCTGGACGAAGCGGCAAAACATCTGCGAGAACAGCTTCAAGAAGTTGCAGCCAGCAaagatgaacttgaaatgaGCTTGAGAGATCATGAAACAAGCAAGCACAACTTGATGGACCAGATAGCAGCCCTTGAAGCAGAAAAGGCAGATCTTGAGTCCCAGAATGGGGACATCAGTAAAAATTCAGAGAACATGCAGTTCAGGATGGAAGAACTTCAGTGTGAGGCGGATGAACTTCAGGAGCAGCTGCAGGCAGAGAGGACCAAACAAAATGAACTACAGGACGCCTATGTACTGATAGAATCTGAACACAGTAGTCTGAAGAAACAGTATGACAATGCACTTGCAGAGAACTCACAACTGCACAAGAGTCTGGAGGAGACTGTTGCAGAAGCTGCAGAAGTGAGAAGTCAGCTGGAAAGTCAGATTCTGGAAGCAGCTTCCAAATTATCAGATATGGAAAAGGAAGTTGAAAGTCAAAAG tTGCTGGTAGAAGCTGTGGCTAGCGAAAAGTCTGACCTAGAGAGAGCTTTACAAGGGACCCATGAAGACTTACTGAAGTCACAAGCTGCAGTCAAAACTGAGGTTGAGAGTTATGAGCAGAAGATACAAGACATGGAGAAGGAAGTGGAGGAAGAGCGGAAGAGGTTACAGAATGAG CATTCTGCTGAAATGGAGTTGAATGAGAAAAAAGTTGCAGAAATTGAGAGCCAGCTAGCTGAGAAGACAGCACTGGCTGTTGATCTTATAGCCAACAAAATGGAACTCGCCACAGCTCTTGAGGAAGTTGAAGACAGGTTGTCGCTGACTTCAGAGGAAAACAGACAGCAG AGCGAGAAGATTGACGGTTTAAAATCTGAGTGCGAGCAGCTGAAACTCTCAGCAGAGAGGGCCAACCAAGCCATGAAGAGCATGAGCATTAAACTCAAAAGAGCGGAACAGGAGGACTCTCCCAACCAGAGGCATGTGAAAGAGATCAAGAAGCTGGAAGGCCAGTGCTCCAAGCTGAGGGCGCAACTTGCTGATGAAAAGACAGCCAAATCGAAAGCGGAGGAAGAACTTGAACGAGTGCGGGAGGCATTGAACAGTAAATCGGACACTGATTCCAGTGAAATGAATGAACTCAAAAAGGAAGTTGAATCCCTTAAGAAGGACAAAGCCTCATTGCAAGGGAAGGTACAGCTGACCATGAGTAATGCCAAAAGACTGGAAAAAGATCTGTCAAGTCTGCACTCCCACATCTCAAAACTTGAATCCGAGAAAGCCAGCCTGAAAGCTCCCTCCGGCAAAGGTGCCAAAAACGTGAAGACTTCTGACAGCGAGGAAGTGGAAAAGTTGAAAGAGAAACTGAAGGAGATGGAGCAAGAGGTCAGGGCCAAGGAAGAGGAGGCGAATACCAATTTAGAAAAGTACTGCAGTCTGATCAAGAAGTTCAGGAAAACAGACGAACTGAATCAGTCGCTGAAATCCAGAGTGACACTGATCGCAAATCAGCTGAAATTGCAGAACCAGAAATTGGCAAATCAAAAACCTGACAGTAACAGAGAAACGACCGAGCAAGCAGGACAGAATGGGAAGTCTTCAGTTTCCCCAGCGCAAAAGTCCAAGTTGTCTGAGGTTGCCCACCTGACACCTCAGGATATCAAGAAGGCCAGACTATCCACCAAGAGGAGGAGTCTGATCCAGAACTCTCCCAGCTTGGAAACTAACAAATTACCACAAAGAGAGCCTGATGTAGCTGTTAGGGACAGAGACATGGCTGAAGCCAAGCAGGTGAAACCAGCTAAGCGTTCCCTAAGCCCCTCTGCCTCAGACTCCAAGCGTACAAAGTACCAGGATGAAACGGATAAGATCAACAGAGAGGCCACAAGGAAATCACCATCTCCTGAACTTGAGGGATTGCCTTCTGTCGTCAGTAAAG GGTTCACAGATATCCCTTCTGAGGATGCAAGCCGGAGCCCTTTTATCCTCCGCCGGTCAACTTTGAAACGTACGTCTGTGTCATCAAAGGGTTCAGCAGAGACCACTGTGCAGGATGTACCACAACCGCCAGTCACCCGCACAAGTCAACGTCTCCGGAAAAGTCAGGAGCATCAGCCGGCAGAGACTGAGGGTGTTTCCACTCGGTCATCTCACAGAAGAATTACCCGTAGCAGTAGCTCCTTGCAAAGCAAAGCTAAGGCTAAAAAT ATCCTTCAAGACGGTGCACCTCTCACCACGGTGACAAATAGTCCCCAGAAAGTCGTCCCAGCTGATGAGATGTCGAAGAGGCCTACTCGTCTCGGTGGCATGAAGAGATCGCTGAGTCTCAAGAAGTCCCCAGAACAGAGAAAAATGCAAAGAGAGAGGCAGGGAGAAGGCAAAGAGGACTGCAAAGTTCAGTGA